In a single window of the Populus alba chromosome 16, ASM523922v2, whole genome shotgun sequence genome:
- the LOC118038457 gene encoding uncharacterized protein isoform X4, producing the protein MEVKLQHHSFLNSSSSNPWLSQNSIVPSISCKRVAHLDYLLINWGNSRKRCLVKLALRGNGNQSLNYQLVRYKKFNLAYRKTRRMGHLFPLSSADDGVTVNGSPSASTSSDVEEMRLKLNQSLQGDDSSDKLVQSLHDAARVFEVAIKEQGLLSKFSWLSMAWLGVDRNAWLKTLCYQASVYSLLQAAHEISSQGDGKDRDVNIFVQRSLLRQSAPLESLIRDELSAKQPEAYEWFWSKQVPMVVASFLNYLEEDQRFTSAAAVFGKGLSLISGNGSDISLLLLALTCNAAITKLGTTKVSCPQFFSMISDITGRLMDMLVDFIPVRQAYHSIKHIGLRREFLFHFGPRFAACRVKNDRGSEEVIFWVNLVQKQLQQAIDRERIWSRLTTSESIEVLEKDLAIFGFFIALGRSTRSFLSDHGFDVLDDPIEGFIGYLIGGSVLYYPQLSSISSYQLYVEVVCEELDWLPFYPGNVGTTKLSLGHKNKQKGPPNAEAIPQVLDACSHWMQSFIKYSKWLQNPSNVKAARFLSRGHAKLMECREELGMSWKMTESNINYSVEITRPEINLMTYKETDSFNKALESVEGALVRLEKLHQELPASSSNSGKEHIKAACSDLEKIRKLKKEAEFLEASFRTKAASLQQGEDESSLQSCISEQQQYLKGNGRKNADVRLDRSKREMQILGKLLQVWVLESWIQMKFVALNF; encoded by the exons ATGGAAGTTAAATTGCAGCATCATAGCTTCTTAAATTCAAG CTCTTCAAATCCATGGCTTTCACAAAATTCTATCGTTCCCAGTATCTCCTGCAAAAGAGTAGCTCATTTGGATTATCTACTGATCAATTGGGGTAACTCAAGGAAAAGATGCCTTGTGAAGCTTGCATTGCGAGGGAATGGTAACCAGAGTCTTAATTACCAATTGGTTCGATATAAGAAATTTAATCTGGCATATCGTAAGACAAGAAGGATGGGCCATCTTTTTCCCCTATCATCTGCTGATGATGGTGTCACTGTCAATGGTAGTCCTTCTGCTAGTACCAGTAGTGACGTGGAGGAAATGAGACTTAAACTCAATCAGTCACTACAAGGTGATGATTCAAGTGATAAACTTGTTCAATCTTTACATGATGCAGCAAGGGTTTTTGAGGTGGCAATTAAAGAACAGGGTTTGCTATCGAAGTTTTCCTGGCTTTCAATGGCCTGGCTTGGTGTGGATAGGAATGCATGGCTGAAAACGCTGTGCTATCAG GCTTCTGTTTATTCCTTACTACAAGCAGCACATGAGATTTCTTCCCAAGGTGATGGTAAAGACAGAGATGTGAATATTTTTGTTCAAAGGAG TTTATTACGGCAATCTGCTCCCCTAGAGAGCTTGATCAGGGATGAACTATCTGCTAAACAACCTGAAGCTTATGAATGGTTTTGGTCTAAGCAAGTTCCGATGGTGGTGGCATCTTTTCTTAATTATCTTGAAGAAGACCAACGCTTTACTTCTGCTGCTGCTGT GTTTGGCAAAGGCTTGTCCTTGATTTCAGGCAATGGAAGTGATATTTCACTTCTTTTATTGGCACTGACATGTAATGCTGCAATCACAAAACTTGGCACCACAAAGGTTTCTTGCCCACAATTCTTCTCCATGATCTCAGATATAACTGGTAGATTGATGGACATGCTGGTTGATTTTATTCCTGTACGCCAAGCTTATCATTCTATAAAGCATATTGGTCTACGCAGAgaatttcttttccattttgggCCTCGATTTGCGGCATGCCGAGTAAAAAATGATCGTGGATCAGAAGAGGTGATTTTCTGGGTTAATCTTGTACAGAAACAGCTCCAACAAGCTATAGATAGGGAGAGAATATGGTCAAGACTAACTACTTCTGAAAGTATTGAG GTTTTGGAGAAGGATTTGGCTATATTTGGATTCTTTATTGCCTTAGGAAGAAGTACACGATCCTTTTTATCAGACCATGGATTTGATGTTCTAGATGATCCTATTGAAGGCTTCATAGG GTACCTTATTGGGGGTAGTGTTTTGTACTATCCTCAGCTTTCATCAATAAGCTCCTATCAGTTGTATGTAGAG GTAGTTTGTGAGGAGCTGGATTGGCTTCCTTTTTATCCAGGCAACGTTGGCACCACAAAACTGTCTCTtggacacaaaaataaacaaaagggtCCTCCAAATGCTGAAGCTATCCCTCAAGTATTAGATGCCTGCTCTCACTGGATGCAGAGCTTTATTAAATACAGTAAATGGCTTCAGAATCCATCCAATGTTAAGGCAGCAAGGTTTCTTTCCAGGGG GCACGCCAAATTAATGGAGTGCAGGGAAGAACTAGGAATGTCTTG GAAAATGACAGAAAGCAATATCAATTATTCTGTTGAGATAACAAGACCtgaaattaatttgatgacttATAAAGAGACAGATTCATTCAACAAG GCATTGGAGAGTGTTGAAGGAGCTCTTGTGAGACTTGAAAAACTACATCAGGAGCTGCCTGCTTCAAGCTCTAATTCTGGGAAAGAGCATATAAAGGCTGCGTGTTCTGATCTTGAGAAAATAAGGAAACTGAAGAAAGAGGCTGAATTTCTGGAGGCATCTTTCAGAACAAAAGCAGCTTCGCTTCAGCAG GGAGAAGATGAAAGTAGTCTACAATCTTGTATTAGTGAGCAGCAACAATACTTGAAAGGGAACGGGAGGAAGAATGCTGATGTAAGGCTAGATAGAAGTAAAAG
- the LOC118038459 gene encoding pentatricopeptide repeat-containing protein At2g41080, with translation MAIAVRRIGGEKSWFCHLHRFFSTSTENAASSISDIEGEFKSLCSAGRIKEAFKTYNAEIWTDQHLFSYLIQSFIPKKSLLIAKQLHSLAITSGYYFKDKFVRNHLLNMYFKMGEIQEAIAFFNAIPMRNIISHNILINGHVQHGDLESAIKVFDEMPERNVATWNAMVSGLIQFEFNENGLFLFREMHELGFLPDEFTLGSVLRGCAGLRASYAGKQVHAYVLKYGYEFNLVVGSSLAHMYMKSGSLGEGEKVIKAMPMRNVVAWNTLIAGNAQNGHFEGVLDLYNMMKMSGLRPDKITLVSVISSSAELATLFQGQQIHAEAIKAGANSAVSVLSSLISMYSKCGCLEDSMKVLLYCEHPDAVLWSSMIAAYGFHGRGEEAVHLFEQMEQEGVEGNDVTFLSLLYACSHSGLKEKGMGFFKLMVEKYGLKPRLKHYTCVVDLLGRSGCLDEAEAMIRSMPLEADVVIWKTLLSACRIHRNADMATRTAEEILRLNPQDSATYVLLSNIHASAKRWKDVSKLRTTMRDRNIKKEPGVSWLEVKNQVFQFSMGDKSHPMSEEIDLYLKELMEEMKLRGYVPDTATVFHDTDSEEKENSLVNHSEKLAIAFGLMNIPPGSPIRVMKNLRICSDCHVAIKLISDINNREIIVRDTSRFHHFKHGKCSCGDYW, from the coding sequence ATGGCTATAGCTGTTAGAAGAATTGGAGGAGAAAAAAGTTGGTTTTGTCACCTCCACCGTTTTTTCTCTACAAGCACAGAGAACGCTGCCTCATCTATTTCTGATATTGAAGGAGAGTTCAAAAGCCTTTGCTCTGCAGGACGCATAAAAGAAGCCTTTAAGACATACAATGCAGAAATATGGACGGACCAACATCTGTTCTCTTATCTCATCCAATCTTTCATACCCAAAAAGTCCCTCTTGATAGCAAAACAGCTCCATTCTTTAGCTATCACTTCTGGGTATTACTTCAAAGACAAGTTTGTGAGAAATCATCTACTGAACATGTACTTCAAAATGGGAGAAATACAAGAAGCTATAGCATTCTTTAATGCAATTCCAATGAGAAACATTATATCTCATAACATTTTGATAAATGGTCATGTGCAACATGGTGATTTGGAGAGTGCGATTaaggtgtttgatgaaatgcctgAAAGAAACGTTGCTACGTGGAATGCAATGGTTTCTGGGTTGATTCAGTTTGAATTTAACGAAAATGGATTGTTTCTGTTTAGAGAAATGCATGAGTTGGGGTTTTTGCCTGACGAGTTCACTTTAGGTAGTGTACTTAGAGGTTGTGCAGGTTTGAGAGCTTCATATGCAGGAAAGCAGGTTCATGCTTATGTGTTGAAATATGGGTATGAATTCAATTTGGTTGTTGGGAGTTCTTTAGCTCATATGTATATGAAAAGCGGTAGCTTGGGAGAAGGAGAGAAAGTTATCAAAGCTATGCCGATGCGCAATGTGGTTGCTTGGAATACACTTATAGCAGGTAATGCTCAAAATGGGCACTTTGAGGGAGTTTTAGATTTGTATAATATGATGAAAATGTCTGGCCTTAGGCCAGATAAGATTACGTTGGTGAGTGTAATTAGTTCTAGTGCTGAACTGGCAACTCTTTTTCAGGGTCAGCAGATTCATGCTGAAGCGATCAAAGCTGGAGCTAATTCTGCTGTTTCTGTACTTAGTTCATTGATCAGTATGTATTCAAAGTGTGGGTGTTTGGAAGATTCAATGAAAGTTTTGTTGTACTGTGAACATCCGGATGCTGTTTTGTGGAGCTCGATGATTGCTGCTTATGGATTTCATGGGCGAGGAGAGGAAGCTGTTCATTTATTTGAGCAGATGGAGCAAGAGGGTGTGGAGGGAAATGATGTTACTTTCTTAAGCTTGCTTTATGCTTGTAGTCATAGCGGGTTGAAGGAAAAAGGGATGGGATTTTTCAAGTTGATGGTAGAGAAATATGGATTGAAGCCTAGACTGAAACATTACACTTGTGTGGTTGATCTACTTGGTAGGTCGGGATGTTTGGATGAAGCAGAGGCCATGATAAGATCAATGCCTCTTGAAGCAGATGTTGTGATTTGGAAAACTTTGTTATCTGCGTGTAGAATCCACAGAAATGCAGACATGGCAACAAGGACTGCTGAAGAAATTCTTAGGCTTAATCCTCAGGATTCAGCAACTTATGTCCTCCTGTCAAACATTCATGCTTCTGCTAAGAGGTGGAAGGATGTCTCCAAACTAAGGACAACAATGAGAGATAGGAACATTAAGAAGGAACCAGGAGTAAGCTGGTTGGAAGTAAAGAATCAGGTTTTCCAGTTCTCTATGGGTGACAAATCTCACCCAATGTCAGAGgagattgatttatatttgaaagaaCTAATGGAGGAGATGAAGTTGCGGGGTTATGTGCCAGATACTGCCACTGTTTTTCATGATACGGacagtgaagagaaagaaaatagcTTGGTCAACCACAGTGAGAAGTTGGCTATTGCTTTCGGTCTAATGAACATTCCACCTGGTTCGCCAATAAGAGTAATGAAGAACTTGCGTATCTGCAGTGACTGCCATGTTGCTATCAAGCTCATATCCGACATCAATAACAGAGAAATTATTGTTAGAGATACTAGCAGATTTCACCATTTCAAACATGGGAAATGTTCTTGTGGGGATTACTGGTAG